A genome region from Gardnerella vaginalis includes the following:
- a CDS encoding ABC transporter substrate-binding protein codes for MCARSPQKSRKQNFGCFVMRNINRNINRVFVRNIKRVISAITCVFIVAFCASCGSVDSRTKITVWSWEPSMKRIAADFEKRNPDIRVSVKDTSGYNNLNSAIQDGYGMPDVAQLEYHALPQYAVSGQLLDITNRVQGTQTFYTPGTWSSVQLGGRVYGLPMDSGPLAWFYNQDVFNQAGVDATQIHTWKDYLHAARKLKNIGVYIAADSGDASFYNAMIWLAGGRPFITSHDGKTVTVRLSKDKGTKDFTKFWQSMIDEDLVDTRLTTWTPAWKNAVGSGSVASVFAGAWMTSLLMHDIPGGAGLWRVARVPTMNGNNDNAQMGGSALSVLQSSRKPEAAMRFVNFVCHDQTGIKERVLSGAFPADVVTLRDKSFLNKTMVRDSRGIDVPYFGGQQFNRIFADAANHVDTGYKYLPFEVYSRSDFRFTVGLAYDWNRKSRARLTVQSMIDAGIKQDDGKDFQLPDDPGPKISLKDGINLWKKDLKEYGYNQGFVVR; via the coding sequence ATGTGTGCAAGAAGCCCGCAGAAAAGTCGCAAGCAGAATTTTGGTTGTTTTGTTATGCGTAATATAAACCGTAATATAAACCGCGTTTTTGTTCGTAATATAAAGCGCGTAATTTCTGCGATTACATGCGTTTTTATTGTTGCTTTTTGTGCGTCATGCGGATCTGTTGATTCTAGAACAAAAATAACAGTATGGTCTTGGGAACCAAGCATGAAGCGGATTGCGGCAGATTTTGAGAAACGAAATCCAGATATTCGCGTTAGTGTTAAAGATACAAGCGGATACAACAATCTTAACAGCGCTATTCAAGACGGCTACGGTATGCCGGATGTCGCTCAGCTTGAATATCACGCTTTGCCACAATACGCGGTTAGCGGACAACTTTTGGATATTACAAATCGCGTTCAAGGAACTCAAACATTCTATACGCCAGGCACATGGTCTTCTGTTCAACTAGGAGGACGAGTTTATGGATTGCCAATGGATTCAGGTCCCTTAGCATGGTTTTATAATCAAGACGTATTCAACCAAGCAGGTGTGGATGCTACGCAAATTCACACCTGGAAGGATTATCTACATGCTGCAAGAAAATTAAAAAATATTGGCGTTTATATTGCTGCAGATTCTGGAGATGCTAGTTTTTATAACGCTATGATTTGGCTTGCAGGAGGAAGACCTTTTATAACTTCTCACGATGGTAAAACCGTTACAGTTCGCTTAAGTAAAGACAAAGGGACAAAAGACTTTACCAAATTCTGGCAGTCAATGATTGACGAAGATTTGGTTGATACAAGACTAACAACTTGGACTCCAGCTTGGAAAAATGCAGTCGGTTCTGGCAGTGTTGCATCTGTTTTTGCCGGAGCATGGATGACATCGCTTCTTATGCATGATATTCCAGGCGGAGCAGGATTGTGGCGTGTAGCGAGAGTTCCAACTATGAATGGAAACAATGATAATGCGCAAATGGGAGGATCTGCTCTAAGCGTCCTTCAGTCTAGTCGCAAGCCTGAAGCCGCGATGCGTTTTGTGAATTTTGTATGCCATGATCAGACTGGTATTAAAGAAAGAGTTTTATCTGGAGCATTCCCAGCAGACGTTGTGACTCTTAGAGACAAATCGTTTCTAAACAAAACAATGGTTCGTGATTCTCGCGGAATCGATGTGCCATATTTCGGAGGACAACAATTCAACCGTATTTTTGCAGATGCAGCAAATCATGTAGATACAGGCTACAAATATTTGCCGTTTGAAGTATATTCTCGTAGCGATTTTCGTTTCACAGTCGGTTTGGCCTATGATTGGAACAGAAAATCAAGAGCACGTTTAACAGTGCAGTCGATGATTGATGCAGGCATTAAACAAGACGATGGTAAGGATTTTCAACTTCCAGACGACCCTGGTCCTAAAATTAGTCTTAAAGATGGTATTAATCTTTGGAAAAAAGACTTGAAAGAATACGGGTATAATCAGGGTTTTGTTGTGCGCTAG